The DNA window CGCAAGCTCTTGCCACGGAACAAGATTCGCGTGATGTTCCAGCTCGGTGATGACGATCTCGTCGCCGGGGCCCACGTGGTACGGGAACCGACTGTCGGCGAACGAGTAGGTGACCAGGTTCAGCGATTCGGTCGCGTTCTTGGTGAACACGATCTCATCGGCGTCCACGCCGACGAACCGGCCGATATCGACCCGCGCGCCCTCGTAGGCGTCGGTGGCCTCCTCGGCCAGCTGGTGCGCACCGCGGTGCACCGCAGAATTGCGTTCGGTGAGGAACTCCCGTTCCGCATCGAGCACCGCGAGCGGACGCTGCGAGGTCGCGCCGGAGTCCAAGTACACCAACGTTTTCCCATCCCGAACCGTGCGGCTCAGGATCGGGAAGTCGGCCCGGATCCGGGCGACGTCGAGGGTACGGACCGTGGCGGTCATATCAGGCTCCCGCGGTTGCAGATTCGGGGACGGCAGTCGGCGGAGCCGACGGGGTGGGTGAGCTCTGGGTGAAGCGGACGTAGCCGTTGGCATCGAGTTCCTCGGCCAGCTCGGCGCCGCCCTCGGCGACGATGCGGCCACCGACGAACACGTGCACGAATTCGGGCTGGATGTAACGCAGGATCCGGGTGTAGTGCGTGATCAGCAGCACGCCACCGTTCTCGCGTTCCTTGTAGCGGTTGACGCCCTCGGAGACGATGCGCAGCGCGTCCACGTCCAGGCCGGAGTCGGTCTCGTCCAGGATGGCGATCTTCGGCTTGAGCAGGCCCAGCTGCAGAATCTCGTGGCGCTTCTTCTCACCGCCGGAGAAGCCCTCGTTCACGCTGCGCTCGGCGAAGGCGGCGTCGATCTCCAGTTCGCTCATCGACTCCTTCACCTCCTTGACCCAGGTGCGCAGCTTGGGGGCCTCGCCGCGGACCGCGGTGGCCGCGGTGCGCAGGAAGTTCGACATCGAGACGCCGGGAACCTCGACCGGGTACTGCATGGCCAGGAACAGACCCGCCCGCGCGCGCTCGTCGACGGACATCGACATGACGTCCTCGCCGTCGAGGGTGATCGAGCCGGAGGTCACCGTGTACTTCGGGTGCCCGGCGATCGCGTACGACAGGGTCGACTTGCCGGAACCGTTGGGGCCCATGATCGCGTGCGTCTCACCGGAGGAGATGGTGAGATTCACGCCCTTGAGGATCTTGATGGGCTCGCCGGACTCGTCCGGGTTGGCGACCTCGACGTGCAGGTCCTTGATTTCCAGGGTGGTCATCGAATTCGAATTCCTTTGTGGGGAGTAGGTTTCAGTCGGTTAGACGCCGATCGCGGCGAGTTCGGCCTCGATGGCCGCCTCCAGCCGCTCCCGGATCTCGGGGACCGCGATCTTCTGGATGATCTCGTGGAAGAAGCCACGCACCACCAGACGGCGGGCCGCATCCTCCGGAATACCGCGAGCGCGCAGGTAGAACAGCTGCTCGTCGTCGAAACGACCGGTCGCGGAGGCGTGTCCGGCGCCGACGATCTCACCGGTCTCGATCTCCAGGTTCGGCACCGAATCGGCGCGCGCGCCGTCGGTGAGCACCAGGTTGCGGTTCACCTCGAAGGTGTCGGTGCCCTCGGCGGCGGCGCGGATGAGCACGTCACCGACCCACACCGTGCGGGCATCACCCTTGGGCGAATGCGGATCGCCCTGCAGCGCACCCTTGTACAGCACATTCGACTTGCAGTGCGGGACCGCGTGATCGATGAGCAGGCGCTGCTCGAAATGCTGACCGGCATCGGCGAAATAGAGGCCGAGCAGTTCGGCGTCGCCGCCGGGACCGTCGTAGCGGACATTCGCGGTGAGGCGCACCAGATCGCCGCCGAGGGTCACCGCGATATGCCGCAGGGTCGCGTCGCGACCGAGCTTGGCGTGGTGCGCGGTGGTGTTCACGGCATCGTCGGCCCAGTCCTGGACCGCGACAACGGTCAGCTTCGCACTGTCACCCAGCACGAATTCGACGTTCTCGGCATAGGTTCCGCTGCCACGCTGGTCAATGACCACGGTGGCGACGGCGAAATTGCCGAGGCGAATCTGCAGGTGCCCATAGGCGGTCTTGCCC is part of the Nocardia sp. NBC_00565 genome and encodes:
- the sufC gene encoding Fe-S cluster assembly ATPase SufC; the encoded protein is MTTLEIKDLHVEVANPDESGEPIKILKGVNLTISSGETHAIMGPNGSGKSTLSYAIAGHPKYTVTSGSITLDGEDVMSMSVDERARAGLFLAMQYPVEVPGVSMSNFLRTAATAVRGEAPKLRTWVKEVKESMSELEIDAAFAERSVNEGFSGGEKKRHEILQLGLLKPKIAILDETDSGLDVDALRIVSEGVNRYKERENGGVLLITHYTRILRYIQPEFVHVFVGGRIVAEGGAELAEELDANGYVRFTQSSPTPSAPPTAVPESATAGA
- the sufD gene encoding Fe-S cluster assembly protein SufD; the protein is MATGDSTLLGRSAGSALAGAVEGENPTAKPIQNPGAGAATNKGEVFTSYDVNAFEVPRGKDEAWRFTPLRRLRGLHDGTAVRDGKATVEVSSVAGVNVETVARTDSRLGVAGVPSDRVAAQAYSGFESATVVSVGAETEVAEAVVVTVTGPGEGKTAYGHLQIRLGNFAVATVVIDQRGSGTYAENVEFVLGDSAKLTVVAVQDWADDAVNTTAHHAKLGRDATLRHIAVTLGGDLVRLTANVRYDGPGGDAELLGLYFADAGQHFEQRLLIDHAVPHCKSNVLYKGALQGDPHSPKGDARTVWVGDVLIRAAAEGTDTFEVNRNLVLTDGARADSVPNLEIETGEIVGAGHASATGRFDDEQLFYLRARGIPEDAARRLVVRGFFHEIIQKIAVPEIRERLEAAIEAELAAIGV